In the Marinitoga sp. 38H-ov genome, GGTTTAATTCTAATGGTTGTTTTCTTTGTTCAAATGTATGATAAACTGCCCCACCTGTAGATGGTTGAAAAATAATATTACATTTAGATTCTATTTTCTCCTTGATTTCCTTATACACTTCATATGATTGAGTTGGATTTCCGTCTTTGTCTCTTGCATGAACATGAGCAATTGAAGCTCCCGCTAAATATGCTTCATATGCTGCTTCAGCTATTTCATCAGGTGTAATTGGCAAATTTGGTTGTTGTTCTCTTGTTACTTCAGCACCAGTTAAAGCTACTGTAATTATTAATTTTTCCATTATTTCCCCTTCCTTTGTTTATCTTTTGGAACTACGCAAGTTCCGCTAGCTCTACATACAATAATTGGCTCTTCTAAATAATCTGCTGCGGAATCTGATATATCAGGTCTTGGAGCAATTACTTTTCTTGCTTCAAAAACCATTTTTCTTGATGTATTTCCAACTTTTACTATTTCACCTGTAGCTTCTATATAATCTCCAGCATAT is a window encoding:
- a CDS encoding hotdog domain-containing protein, which encodes MGEKVMIRVRMSLHDAHYGGNLVDGAKILQLFGDVATELLIRHDGDEGLFKAYDNIEFIAPVYAGDYIEATGEIVKVGNTSRKMVFEARKVIAPRPDISDSAADYLEEPIIVCRASGTCVVPKDKQRKGK